The Anaplasmataceae bacterium AB001_6 genome has a segment encoding these proteins:
- the rpoB gene encoding DNA-directed RNA polymerase subunit beta yields MCCAVTFSDNIDVRGFRLFSVDHNDELSDSHFNDLIKIQLDSYDAFINGDAGDPNNLYNIFESAFPISDHYGKMVLEFVSCNLGKPKFDEDECVRRGVSYSAPFQATLRLVIWNNDLESSEDQSENSEDFVDCAKEQHDKEDHVYEIEKKTKQIIEQSLYVGDIPIMTSKGTFIINGTERVVVSQVHRAPGVFFSHDSGKNYSSGKLIYSARLIPYRGSWLDFEFDVRDVIFFRIDKKRKIPISVLLKALEMTDADILHEFYDVISCDYISGNWVVDFDPNAFLGLKLPFDLYNADDGSLCCKRGIRVTPLLIKKLQAKNLKKYILPINQFSDYCAADDISDLQGNILFSLGDLFSSPEEDVKKIIEAGNKSIKIAAMRGNGISPHLRNTLFDHKITYEDAILDIYKVVRPGEIATFDVAKNLFESLFFDERRYDLLSVGRMRLNSRLKLKGDKDITVLTKNDVIHVLKELIRLQNVNGDADDIDHMGNRRIRSVGEFVDNQFRIGLLRMEKLIQEQIISVSDLDNVMPADLINSKVLVAVIKEFFVSSQLSQFMDQINPLSEITHKRRLSALGPGGLTRERAGFEVRDVHPSHYGRICPIETPEGQNIGLISSLATYARINSYGFIESPYRKVIDGVVTNEVVYLNAIDEENFNITQANIDLDEEGKIVSDFVYCRKKNEVELVSKEKVDYIDVSPKQIVSVAASLIPFLENDDANRALMGSNMQRQAVPLMRPDFPLVGTGMEKYVAKGSGTVLIAKRGGIIDYVDSANIVIRSADIDNFWIDSYSLIKFQKTNHNTCINQRSVVFVGQEVSEGQVIADGAATDGGELALGKNIIIAFMSWGGLNFEDSIVVSSKVIEQDKFTSVHIEEFECVVRDTRLGPEEITRDVPSIAEELLYHLDEFGIVHIGAEVEAGDVLVGKVTPKSESPMTPEEKLLKAIFGEKSIDVYDTSLCVPPGISGVVTDVCILSRRGIEPKGRSLLIKAQSKQEELTRKNYKIRILEGYVYQSLRGLLRDNTLSCDYLSYSESMVISEDMLDSINLSEWWDIPCVNDLQKIHNLRSQYDLRVSEIEKAYCDSLSKIDASDDLPQGALFVVKVFVAVNNRLQAGDKMSGRHGNKGVISKIVPEESMPYLKDGTSVEIILNPLGVPSRMNVGQVLETHLGWASMRLGMKIKNLLSLSDIVKLRELVFEIYKGSKIESTLLKMSDDEFIEFSKSLAFGVPVAAPVFESPSEAAIVRLLQLADCDSSGQEVLYDGRTGERFDRLVTVGSAYLLKLNHLVNTKIHARSVGSYSLITQQPLGGKSHFGGQRFGEMECWAYQAYGASFSLQEMLTVKSDDVVGRVKIYESIVRGENCFACGIPESFNVMVNELKALCLNVQLIKIDEKDSTF; encoded by the coding sequence ATGTGTTGTGCTGTTACTTTTTCTGATAATATTGATGTCAGGGGATTTAGGCTTTTTTCTGTAGATCATAATGATGAATTATCTGATAGTCATTTTAATGATCTTATAAAGATACAGTTAGATTCTTATGATGCTTTTATTAATGGTGATGCCGGTGATCCTAATAATTTATATAATATTTTTGAATCTGCTTTTCCTATCTCAGATCATTATGGAAAAATGGTTTTAGAATTTGTTAGTTGTAATTTAGGGAAGCCAAAATTTGATGAAGATGAGTGTGTAAGAAGAGGAGTGAGTTATTCTGCTCCTTTTCAAGCAACTTTGAGATTAGTGATATGGAATAATGATTTAGAATCTTCAGAAGATCAATCGGAAAATTCCGAGGATTTTGTTGATTGTGCGAAAGAACAGCATGATAAAGAAGATCATGTTTATGAAATTGAAAAAAAAACTAAACAAATTATAGAACAATCTTTATATGTTGGTGATATACCAATAATGACGAGTAAAGGAACGTTCATAATTAATGGAACGGAAAGGGTTGTTGTTTCTCAAGTTCATAGGGCTCCAGGAGTATTTTTTTCTCACGATAGTGGTAAAAATTATTCTTCAGGAAAATTGATTTATTCTGCTAGACTGATTCCATATAGGGGTTCTTGGTTAGATTTTGAATTTGATGTTAGAGATGTTATATTTTTTCGTATAGATAAGAAGCGTAAAATTCCAATATCTGTTTTATTAAAAGCTTTAGAAATGACAGATGCTGACATATTGCATGAATTTTATGATGTTATTTCTTGTGATTATATTTCAGGTAATTGGGTGGTTGATTTTGATCCTAACGCTTTTCTTGGGTTAAAACTTCCTTTTGATCTTTATAATGCTGATGATGGTAGTTTATGTTGTAAGCGTGGAATTCGGGTTACCCCTTTATTAATTAAAAAATTACAAGCAAAAAATTTAAAAAAGTATATTCTTCCTATTAATCAATTTTCTGATTATTGTGCTGCAGATGATATTTCTGATTTACAAGGAAATATTTTATTTTCTTTGGGAGATCTTTTTTCTTCTCCAGAAGAGGATGTAAAGAAAATTATTGAAGCTGGAAATAAATCTATAAAAATTGCTGCTATGAGGGGCAATGGAATTAGCCCTCATTTACGTAATACTTTGTTTGATCATAAAATAACTTATGAAGATGCTATTTTAGATATATATAAAGTTGTTAGACCTGGTGAAATAGCTACTTTTGATGTTGCTAAAAATCTTTTTGAATCTTTATTTTTTGATGAGAGAAGATATGATCTTCTTTCAGTTGGAAGAATGCGTTTGAATTCCAGATTAAAGCTCAAAGGAGATAAAGACATTACTGTTCTCACAAAGAATGATGTAATCCATGTATTAAAAGAACTTATTAGATTGCAAAATGTTAATGGTGATGCAGATGATATAGATCACATGGGTAATAGGCGCATTAGATCTGTTGGAGAATTTGTTGATAATCAATTTAGGATAGGTTTGTTGCGAATGGAAAAATTGATACAGGAGCAAATAATTTCTGTATCTGATTTGGACAATGTTATGCCTGCCGATCTTATAAATTCTAAAGTTCTGGTTGCTGTTATTAAGGAATTTTTTGTTTCTTCGCAACTTTCTCAATTTATGGATCAAATTAATCCTTTATCAGAAATAACGCATAAAAGAAGATTATCAGCATTAGGCCCAGGAGGATTAACTAGAGAAAGAGCAGGTTTTGAAGTTCGAGATGTTCATCCTAGTCATTATGGAAGAATTTGTCCTATAGAGACTCCTGAGGGACAAAATATAGGATTAATAAGTAGTTTGGCTACTTATGCTAGAATTAATTCGTATGGATTTATAGAAAGTCCTTATAGAAAAGTAATTGATGGAGTCGTAACAAATGAAGTTGTTTATTTGAATGCGATCGATGAAGAAAATTTCAATATAACTCAAGCTAACATTGATCTTGACGAAGAGGGGAAAATTGTTAGCGATTTTGTTTACTGTCGTAAGAAAAATGAAGTTGAATTAGTAAGTAAAGAAAAAGTAGATTATATCGATGTTTCTCCTAAACAGATAGTTTCTGTAGCTGCCTCTTTAATACCATTTTTAGAAAATGATGATGCTAATCGTGCATTGATGGGTTCTAATATGCAGAGACAAGCTGTACCTTTAATGCGTCCTGATTTTCCTCTTGTAGGAACTGGAATGGAAAAATATGTTGCTAAAGGATCAGGAACTGTTTTGATTGCTAAGAGGGGTGGAATTATAGATTATGTTGATTCTGCTAATATTGTTATTAGATCAGCTGATATAGATAATTTTTGGATAGATTCTTATAGTCTAATTAAATTTCAAAAAACTAATCATAATACCTGTATTAATCAACGTTCGGTTGTTTTTGTGGGACAAGAGGTTTCAGAAGGACAAGTTATAGCAGATGGTGCTGCTACTGACGGCGGTGAATTAGCTTTGGGAAAAAATATCATAATTGCCTTCATGTCTTGGGGAGGGTTGAATTTTGAAGATTCTATAGTAGTGTCTAGCAAAGTTATTGAACAAGATAAATTTACGTCGGTGCATATAGAGGAATTTGAGTGTGTTGTTAGAGATACTCGTTTAGGTCCGGAAGAGATCACTAGAGATGTTCCTAGTATAGCAGAAGAACTTTTATATCACTTAGATGAATTTGGAATTGTGCATATAGGTGCAGAAGTTGAAGCTGGTGATGTTTTAGTAGGAAAAGTAACTCCTAAGAGTGAATCTCCTATGACTCCTGAAGAAAAGTTGTTAAAAGCTATATTTGGAGAAAAATCAATAGATGTTTATGATACTTCTCTTTGTGTTCCCCCTGGAATTTCGGGTGTTGTTACAGATGTTTGTATTTTATCTAGAAGAGGTATTGAACCAAAGGGGCGTTCTTTGCTTATTAAGGCTCAATCCAAACAAGAAGAATTGACTAGAAAGAATTATAAAATAAGAATTCTTGAAGGTTATGTCTATCAATCTTTGAGGGGGTTATTGAGAGATAACACTTTATCATGTGATTATCTTTCTTATTCTGAGAGCATGGTTATATCTGAGGATATGTTGGATTCTATTAATTTATCTGAATGGTGGGATATTCCATGTGTTAATGATCTGCAAAAAATTCATAATTTGAGATCTCAGTATGATTTACGGGTTTCTGAAATAGAGAAAGCTTATTGTGATAGTTTATCTAAAATAGATGCTAGTGATGATTTACCTCAAGGTGCCTTATTTGTTGTCAAAGTTTTTGTAGCAGTTAATAATAGATTGCAGGCTGGTGATAAAATGTCTGGTCGTCATGGAAACAAAGGTGTGATTTCAAAAATAGTGCCTGAAGAAAGTATGCCTTATTTAAAGGATGGTACGAGTGTAGAGATTATTTTAAATCCTTTGGGAGTACCCTCAAGAATGAACGTTGGTCAGGTTTTGGAAACTCATCTAGGTTGGGCATCAATGAGATTGGGGATGAAGATTAAGAATTTATTATCTTTGTCTGATATTGTTAAATTACGAGAATTGGTTTTTGAAATATATAAAGGAAGTAAGATAGAGTCTACTTTACTGAAGATGTCTGATGATGAATTTATAGAATTTTCAAAATCTTTGGCGTTTGGTGTGCCTGTTGCTGCACCGGTTTTTGAATCTCCAAGTGAAGCTGCTATTGTTAGATTATTACAATTAGCAGATTGTGATTCTTCAGGACAAGAAGTCTTATATGATGGAAGAACAGGGGAGAGATTTGATAGACTTGTGACTGTTGGTAGTGCATATTTATTAAAGTTGAATCATCTTGTAAATACCAAAATTCATGCTAGATCTGTTGGATCTTATAGTTTGATTACTCAGCAACCTTTAGGTGGAAAATCGCATTTCGGTGGTCAAAGATTTGGAGAAATGGAATGTTGGGCATATCAGGCTTATGGAGCATCATTTTCTCTTCAAGAAATGCTTACGGTAAAATCAGATGATGTTGTAGGTCGAGTTAAGATATATGAATCCATAGTTAGGGGAGAGAATTGCTTTGCTTGTGGTATTCCAGAATCTTTTAACGTTATGGTTAATGAGCTGAAAGCTTTATGTTTGAATGTTCAATTAATTAAAATCGATGAAAAAGATTCTACATTTTAA
- the rpoC gene encoding DNA-directed RNA polymerase subunit beta': MSFSLGSLGEEIFDVYFGFSHSRFNAIKINIFNEDEIRKQSYGSVISGETINYRTNNPENGGLFCAKIFGSVKNFECVCGKYRGIKYKGVVCEKCGVEVTSSRVRRQRMGHIELADPVAHIWFLKSLPSRICQILDMTMKNVERILYFEAYVVLDSGVTPFKVGEILTEEKYRSTIKNYGEGSIIAEMGAIAIKKLLAYVDLEKLRDELYEQINSGLPDIKHKKAVRRLRLVIEFLKSGNKPQDMILNVIPVIPPNLRPLVMLEGGRFASSDLNALYRTVINRNNRLKNLKSLNAPDIVVNNEKRMLQEAVDALFDNSRKNKVIKGYNKRPYKSLSDMLKGKQGRFRQNLLGKRVDYSGRSVIVVGPKLKLNQCGLPKKIALELFKPFIYAKLEMYGIASTFKTASRMVQNERPEVWDILDEVIKRHPVLLNRAPTLHRISIQAFDPILIEGKAIQLHPLVCTAFNADFDGDQMAVHVPLSIEAQVEARILMMSDRNILNPSNGKPIIVPSKDIVLGIYYLTQIDDKQTSDDKHEHYFSDQWEVDRALFASHITLHTPINCRLKLLNSEGDYVEKWVLTTAGRLKIFTILPDNIDFAVINKILSVKEVTELVSIVYNKCGRRVTVDFCDSLMSLGFEYATLSGISFGKNDMLVPSSKFAHIADTDKKVQQYDNQYQEGLITKNEKYNKVIDAWQECTDIVAKDMMDGIADCNSVADMNSIYMMADSGARGSPAQIRQLAGMRGLMAKPSGEIMDTPITSNLREGQNVMEYFNSTHGARKGLADTALKTANSGYLTRRLVDVAQDSIVTEHDCGTFKGLLMKALIDNGNIITSLSESVIGRCSSVDVIDPDTDQIIIKSGDLILDDQITKIEKIGIDAIKIRSVLTCEAENGICARCYGVDLSKGNRLVSIGESIGVIAAQSVGEPGTQLTMRTFHVGGAATKGVEVSSLSSFCSGKVLMNAAANTVIDRFGDKIVINRSLDITIVDKAGTKHSHGRVPYGSKLYVSDNQEIKIGTKIADWDPYNSHIISEFKGKILYKDMIDNVSVNEHLDEDTGIINKTIVEWRKGEQNLSRLRPRIEIIGEDGDIIANNETGSKAIYSLPIGSVVNVENDSLIEPGDVIAKISKEYNLTRDITGGLPKVAELFEARHPKDAAIISDIDGYLEFGKDVYKSKRKVLIRSEDGKSEFEYLIPKGHHVIAKDGDFIKKGDMLVDGNPDPHDILRVLGVIALADYMISEIQHVYRLQGVKINNKHFEVIVRKMLQKVEITDAGDSALLVGEKVDFKHVDVTNKDLEAKNMKKVLFRPVLLGITKASLQTDSFISAASFQETTKVLTEAAVSGKIDYLKGLKENVIVGRLLPTGTGFVVYDMLERIKNEKIGNNEKISDDLAEKTGAHFDFEDNLVLHSENSAADSNQSANNDLNSVE, encoded by the coding sequence ATGTCTTTTAGTTTAGGTTCGCTGGGTGAGGAAATTTTTGATGTTTATTTTGGATTTTCACATAGCCGTTTTAACGCAATAAAAATCAATATTTTTAATGAAGACGAAATTAGAAAGCAATCTTATGGAAGTGTTATAAGTGGAGAAACGATAAATTATCGTACCAACAATCCTGAAAATGGTGGGCTTTTTTGTGCAAAAATATTTGGAAGTGTTAAAAATTTTGAATGTGTTTGCGGAAAATATCGTGGAATAAAATATAAGGGCGTTGTATGTGAAAAATGCGGTGTGGAGGTTACTTCATCTCGTGTTAGAAGACAAAGAATGGGTCATATAGAGCTTGCAGATCCAGTAGCACATATTTGGTTTTTAAAATCTCTTCCTTCTAGGATATGTCAGATTTTAGATATGACAATGAAAAATGTCGAAAGAATATTATATTTTGAAGCTTATGTTGTATTAGATTCTGGTGTAACGCCTTTTAAAGTAGGTGAAATTTTAACAGAAGAAAAATATCGCAGCACAATAAAAAATTACGGAGAAGGCTCAATTATTGCTGAAATGGGAGCTATAGCAATAAAAAAATTGTTAGCTTATGTTGATTTGGAAAAATTACGAGATGAACTTTATGAACAAATAAATTCAGGGTTACCTGATATTAAGCATAAAAAAGCTGTTCGTAGATTACGCTTGGTAATTGAATTTTTAAAATCTGGGAATAAACCTCAAGATATGATATTGAATGTTATTCCTGTTATTCCTCCTAACTTAAGACCTCTTGTTATGTTAGAAGGTGGGCGATTTGCTAGTTCTGATTTGAATGCTTTGTATAGAACTGTTATCAATAGAAATAATAGACTTAAAAATCTTAAATCGTTGAATGCTCCTGATATCGTCGTTAATAATGAAAAGCGAATGTTGCAGGAAGCTGTAGATGCTCTATTTGATAATTCACGTAAAAATAAGGTTATCAAAGGTTATAACAAAAGACCTTATAAATCTTTAAGTGATATGCTTAAGGGTAAACAAGGGCGTTTTCGTCAAAATTTACTTGGAAAAAGAGTTGATTATTCAGGAAGATCAGTTATAGTTGTTGGTCCTAAACTTAAGTTAAATCAGTGTGGTTTACCGAAGAAAATAGCTTTAGAATTATTTAAGCCTTTTATATATGCAAAACTTGAGATGTATGGTATTGCATCGACTTTTAAAACTGCCAGTAGAATGGTACAAAATGAGCGTCCAGAAGTTTGGGATATTTTAGATGAAGTGATTAAAAGACACCCTGTTTTGTTGAATAGAGCACCAACTCTACATAGAATTAGTATTCAAGCTTTTGATCCTATATTGATAGAAGGTAAAGCAATTCAATTACATCCATTAGTTTGTACAGCTTTTAACGCAGATTTTGATGGAGATCAAATGGCGGTTCATGTTCCGCTTTCTATTGAAGCTCAGGTTGAAGCACGTATTTTGATGATGTCTGATAGAAATATACTTAATCCTTCAAATGGAAAGCCAATTATTGTACCATCTAAAGATATTGTTTTAGGAATATATTATCTTACTCAAATTGATGACAAACAAACTTCAGATGATAAGCATGAGCATTATTTTTCAGACCAATGGGAAGTGGATAGGGCTCTTTTTGCATCTCATATAACTTTACATACTCCTATTAATTGTAGGTTAAAATTGTTAAATTCAGAAGGAGATTATGTTGAAAAATGGGTTTTGACAACTGCAGGGAGATTGAAAATATTCACCATATTGCCTGATAATATTGATTTTGCAGTCATTAATAAAATTTTATCTGTTAAAGAAGTAACAGAACTAGTTTCTATTGTATATAACAAATGTGGTAGACGAGTCACTGTTGATTTTTGCGATTCTTTGATGTCTCTTGGATTCGAATATGCTACTTTGTCTGGCATATCATTTGGAAAAAATGATATGTTAGTGCCGTCTTCAAAATTTGCTCACATAGCGGATACTGATAAAAAAGTTCAGCAGTATGATAATCAGTATCAAGAAGGTCTTATTACGAAAAATGAAAAATATAATAAGGTCATCGATGCTTGGCAAGAATGTACTGATATTGTCGCGAAAGACATGATGGATGGTATAGCGGATTGTAATTCTGTTGCTGATATGAATTCAATATATATGATGGCAGATTCTGGTGCTAGAGGATCTCCTGCGCAGATTAGGCAATTAGCGGGAATGAGAGGGTTGATGGCAAAACCTTCAGGAGAAATAATGGATACTCCTATTACATCTAATTTACGAGAAGGCCAAAATGTAATGGAATATTTTAATTCTACGCATGGTGCTCGAAAAGGTTTGGCAGATACTGCCCTTAAAACCGCTAACTCTGGTTATCTTACAAGGAGATTGGTGGATGTTGCACAAGATTCTATTGTTACTGAACATGATTGCGGAACCTTTAAAGGATTGTTGATGAAGGCGCTAATTGATAATGGAAATATTATCACTTCTTTATCTGAATCAGTTATAGGAAGATGTTCTTCTGTTGATGTTATAGATCCAGATACAGATCAAATTATTATAAAATCTGGTGATTTAATATTAGATGATCAAATTACAAAGATAGAAAAAATAGGTATTGATGCTATTAAAATTCGTTCTGTGCTTACTTGTGAAGCTGAAAATGGTATTTGTGCTAGATGTTACGGTGTAGATCTATCAAAGGGTAATAGACTTGTATCTATCGGTGAATCGATAGGGGTTATTGCTGCTCAATCTGTTGGAGAGCCTGGTACTCAACTTACGATGCGTACCTTCCACGTGGGAGGAGCAGCTACGAAAGGTGTCGAAGTTTCTTCTTTAAGTTCTTTTTGTAGCGGTAAAGTGTTAATGAATGCTGCTGCTAATACTGTTATTGATAGGTTTGGAGATAAGATAGTTATTAATAGATCTTTGGATATCACTATCGTTGATAAAGCTGGAACCAAGCATTCACACGGTAGAGTACCGTATGGATCTAAGTTGTATGTTTCTGATAATCAAGAAATTAAAATTGGAACCAAAATAGCAGACTGGGATCCTTATAATTCTCATATTATATCTGAATTTAAGGGAAAAATTTTATATAAAGATATGATAGATAATGTTTCTGTAAATGAACATTTAGATGAAGATACGGGAATTATTAATAAAACGATAGTTGAATGGAGAAAGGGAGAGCAAAATTTGTCAAGATTGCGACCGAGAATTGAAATTATTGGAGAGGATGGAGATATTATTGCCAATAATGAAACTGGATCTAAAGCTATCTATTCGTTACCTATTGGATCTGTTGTGAATGTTGAAAATGATTCATTGATTGAGCCTGGGGATGTTATTGCTAAAATTTCTAAAGAATATAACTTAACTCGTGATATTACAGGTGGTTTACCTAAGGTTGCAGAGCTATTTGAAGCAAGACATCCTAAGGATGCTGCTATAATTAGTGATATAGATGGTTACTTAGAATTTGGAAAAGATGTCTATAAGAGTAAAAGAAAGGTATTGATTAGATCAGAAGATGGTAAAAGTGAATTTGAGTATTTAATCCCTAAAGGTCATCACGTTATTGCAAAAGACGGAGATTTTATAAAGAAAGGAGATATGCTTGTAGATGGAAACCCTGATCCTCATGATATTTTACGTGTCTTGGGTGTTATTGCTTTAGCAGATTATATGATATCTGAAATACAGCATGTATATAGATTACAAGGTGTTAAGATTAATAATAAGCATTTTGAAGTTATTGTTCGTAAAATGCTTCAAAAAGTTGAAATCACTGATGCAGGAGATAGTGCTTTATTAGTTGGAGAAAAAGTAGATTTCAAGCATGTTGATGTAACCAATAAAGATTTGGAAGCTAAAAATATGAAGAAAGTTTTATTTCGACCAGTACTTCTAGGAATTACTAAGGCAAGTTTACAAACAGATTCATTTATTTCTGCTGCTTCTTTTCAGGAGACAACTAAAGTTTTAACTGAAGCTGCGGTTTCTGGAAAAATTGATTATCTAAAAGGTCTTAAAGAAAATGTTATTGTTGGACGATTATTGCCTACAGGTACTGGCTTTGTCGTTTACGATATGCTTGAACGTATTAAAAATGAAAAAATCGGAAATAACGAAAAAATTTCTGATGATTTAGCAGAGAAAACAGGGGCACATTTTGATTTTGAGGATAATTTAGTTTTACACTCAGAGAATTCTGCCGCTGATAGTAATCAAAGTGCTAATAATGACCTTAATTCTGTAGAATAG